The Bradyrhizobium ottawaense genome window below encodes:
- a CDS encoding restriction endonuclease has product MLTLQQMEEVRVRLAQQLIFYMPVKLFPIAQKLAFPILLEFTRLVDFRNLEIPPEKIKITDLIYEDRLPSVFESFIARRFSEGNKQAELRVAGIITPDHKIVLADRKTAEGFLIKANSAVWYEIVASLQSDWSQAYSLSATRWEEIVAGAFDKAGFDEVTLTPRSGDHGRDVIAVRRGLVASRS; this is encoded by the coding sequence ATGCTTACTTTGCAGCAGATGGAAGAGGTAAGGGTTCGCCTAGCGCAGCAACTGATATTCTACATGCCCGTTAAGCTGTTTCCTATTGCGCAGAAATTAGCGTTTCCGATTCTTTTAGAGTTCACACGACTAGTGGATTTTAGGAATCTGGAAATTCCACCAGAGAAGATCAAAATTACTGACTTGATCTACGAAGACAGGCTTCCGTCAGTGTTCGAGTCGTTTATCGCTCGGCGGTTTTCCGAGGGGAATAAGCAAGCGGAGTTGCGAGTAGCGGGAATCATTACACCAGATCACAAGATCGTCCTGGCAGATCGTAAAACGGCAGAGGGATTTCTAATAAAGGCAAACTCAGCGGTTTGGTATGAAATTGTAGCAAGCCTGCAATCGGATTGGAGCCAAGCGTATTCACTTTCTGCGACGCGTTGGGAAGAGATCGTCGCTGGTGCCTTCGATAAAGCGGGGTTCGACGAGGTGACATTAACGCCACGCTCAGGGGATCACGGACGGGATGTCATAGCTGTTCGAAGGGGGTTGGTTGCATCAAGATCATAG
- a CDS encoding restriction endonuclease, with product MKAYKPRNEVSYDDIRALLGVLSGEQNASKGILTTTSDFPPRLISDPFITPFLPTRLELMNGDSLQKWLGGLLKK from the coding sequence GTGAAGGCGTATAAGCCGAGGAACGAGGTTTCATATGATGACATTCGTGCATTGCTGGGCGTACTCAGCGGGGAGCAGAATGCCTCTAAGGGAATCCTGACTACAACGTCGGACTTTCCGCCAAGGCTAATATCTGATCCGTTCATAACTCCCTTTCTGCCGACGCGTCTCGAATTGATGAACGGTGACAGCCTTCAAAAGTGGCTTGGTGGCCTCCTGAAAAAATAG